In the genome of Campylobacter concisus, the window TAGGTGAAGTTGAAAATTTTGGTATCAAACTAAAAGAGAAATTTGTATATAAAATAAAAAATAGAACATTTCAAATAGGCTACGACATACAATGAATGACGAGAGTGCGATAGAGACGCTAGAGCAGTTAGGGCTTTTTAAGAGCTATGACGAGCTTATGGATATAAGCGTTGATTTTATAGCTGAGCTAGGAACTACCACAGTTAGCATAAACGAGCTTTTGAAATTTGAAGCTGGCTCGGTCATAGATCTCGAAAAGCCAGCTGGCGAGAGTGTGGAGCTATATATAAATAATAGAATTTTTGGAAAAGGCGAAGTAATGGTTTATGAGAAAAATTTAGCCATCAGGATAAATGAAATTTTGGATTCAAAGTCAGTTATTCAGTACTTCAAAAAAGAACTTTTATGAAATTTATACTATTTTTCTTAATTTTTGCAACTCAAATTTTAGCTTCAAACCTATTAACTTACAATATCTATGAACGTGCCGATAGAGTTGATATTATGCTTAGCTTTGATGCACCTTATGAAGGAAATATCTTTCAAAAGCGCGAAAAAGACACAACATCTTTGATATTAAATTCGCTAAATTACGATCAAAGTGCTAGCAAGGATATAAACTCAAAAATCATTCAAGAGCTTGAGATAGAGCCAAAGCAAAACTCGCTAGTTTTAAATTTGCGCTCAAACGATGCTATTATTGTAAACGCCTCAAAGACAACTGATAGCTTTGGACTCCGCATTCGTGTAACGCTAAAAAATACAAAACCTCAAATACAAAATATGCCTCAAGCTAGTGCAAAAATAGAGGCAGCCACTATGCCAAAAACCGAAGAAGAGCCGATGCTAAGCATAGATTCAAGGTATTTTATAGTCTTAAGCATACTTATAGCGCTTCTTGTGTTTTTATATATATTTAAAAAATATATCACTTCAAAAAGCAATGACTTTAGCGGATTTAAAACGCTACAAGGCCAACCTCAAAATGAGACCAAGTCGATGAATTGGCTACTTAAAAATCAAAATAGTGGTGTAAATATCATCTATGAAAAATATCTTGATCGCACAAACAAACTAATGCTTCTAAGCTATGAAAATAGGCGCTATTTAGTGATAGTTGGTAGCTCAAATGTAATGCTTGATAGCTTTGGTGAAGACAAGATACAAAATGAGCAGGATTTTGCTATATTTTTTGAAGAGAACAAGAAAAAACTAAGCTCATTTTTAGAAGAGCGAAAAAATAGTTTAAGTAACTATAAAGATAAGATGAGCGGAGAATTTTAGTAGTTTTAGCTAAAATTCTCATCCAATAATCAGGTCTTATTCTGAGTAAATTTTTAACCTTGTATGCTTAAAATTTTTATGCGTTAAAGCTAGTTTCAAAATTTATACAAACGAAATAGCAAAAATTTCAGGTTTTGTGATCTTTTTTATCTCTTCTTTTGCCATAGCAAATTCTTTTGCGCCTTCTATTTTTAACGTGTGCCCACTAAATTCGAAGTTTAAATTTAGCCTTTCACAGGTTAGATCAAGTGCCTTTGCTAGTGAGAGTATAAAACTTAGCCATCTTATACACTCGGCTTTTGGAAGTAAATTTTTATATCGCTCAAATTCATAGATATTTTTCTTTCCGTTTGTGCCAATTACTACTGCAATCAATGCTTTTTGCTCATGTGAAAAGCCATAATTTAAGGCATTTAAGACTATATAGCTGAGTTTTTATGATCGCCATAAAAGCCAATCTCTTGACCGACATTGTGAAGTTTTGCAGCAACTAAAAGCACTTCAAGATAGTTATCACTTAGACCGTGAAGCTTTTTTAATACTATAAATATATCTTTTGCATATCTTGTGACTGATTTATTGCATGATAATATAAAACGATCTTGCAAGCTTTTAATACTTGGATTAAAATTTTGTGGAAATTTAAGGCTAGGGCGTAAAAAATCTTTTAAGAACACTCCCTCTCTTACGCCAACTCCGCTTGTTATAATATTTTTGGCATTTAGAGCTTTGGCAAGGGCTAAAAAGATATGTGCACCCTCTCTAATGGTGTCGTATCTATCTTTTTTAATAGGAAATTTATTTAGCTCAAGCACGCTAACGTTTGCGATGCTCTCGATATAGGCTTGCTCGTCGCTAAGCTTATAGCAAAAGCCATGCAGTGAAGAGAGTGGATATAAATTTTTGTTCATTATGGCAGATGATATCGCTCTAAGAGAGCCACCAATAGCGATTATATTTTGGCATTTAAATCGCTCATCTATCTGTTTTGTAACTTGTTCTAAAAATTTTGGCAACTTATTTAAGTTTTTCTTATCAAAAAAAAGCTCTTTTAACCTAACTGTACCAATGTCAAGTGAGAGCGTATCTATTATTTTGCCTTTGCTTATTCTGGCAAGCTCAGTTGATCCGCCACCGATATCAATAGTGACGCATTCAGCGATGTTATGGAGTAAATTCTTGGCCGCGATTGCACCAAAAGTAGCCTCTTCTTTGCCGTCTATGACTTTTAAATTTATGCCAAGTTTTTTTCTTAAAAGAGAGATCAAAACATTTGCGTTTGGAGCGTCCCTAAGCGCTGAAGTACCAACACATAAGACTTTATTGCATTTGTAGCTTTTTATGATATTTGAAAATTCTCTAAAAGCCTTTAGCGCTTTTTCCATCGAGCTTTCGGATATTTCATTGTTTGAGCCATATCCGCCTTCACCTAGGCGAACCTTTGTTTTATATTCAGCTAGTATAAAAAATGCTAA includes:
- a CDS encoding flagellar motor switch protein FliN; the encoded protein is MNDESAIETLEQLGLFKSYDELMDISVDFIAELGTTTVSINELLKFEAGSVIDLEKPAGESVELYINNRIFGKGEVMVYEKNLAIRINEILDSKSVIQYFKKELL
- a CDS encoding excinuclease ABC subunit A, with translation MKFILFFLIFATQILASNLLTYNIYERADRVDIMLSFDAPYEGNIFQKREKDTTSLILNSLNYDQSASKDINSKIIQELEIEPKQNSLVLNLRSNDAIIVNASKTTDSFGLRIRVTLKNTKPQIQNMPQASAKIEAATMPKTEEEPMLSIDSRYFIVLSILIALLVFLYIFKKYITSKSNDFSGFKTLQGQPQNETKSMNWLLKNQNSGVNIIYEKYLDRTNKLMLLSYENRRYLVIVGSSNVMLDSFGEDKIQNEQDFAIFFEENKKKLSSFLEERKNSLSNYKDKMSGEF